The following are from one region of the Paracoccus sp. S3-43 genome:
- the pheT gene encoding phenylalanine--tRNA ligase subunit beta — MKFTLSWLKEHLDTTATLDEITEALTDLGLEVEEVRDPAAKLRTFTLARVLHAQQHPDADRLRVCRVLTDEGEKQIVCGAPNAREGITVVLAKPGDYVPGIDVTLGVGKIRGVESHGMMASERELELSDEHDGIIELPSGQVGQRFVDWLAENAPEKVDPMIHIKITPNRPDALGVHGIARDLAARGLGRLKPVADAAVPGRFACPIAVTIDPAIAEKAPYFAGRVIRGVRNGPSPDWLQQRLKAIGLRPINMLVDVTNLFTYDLNRPLHVFDVAKVSGDLHVRPAAADEEILALDGKTYALPQGAMVIADDNGPESIAGIMGGEASGCSDDTTDVFLESAYWDPIAIAATGRAMKINSDARYRFERGVDPAFTRPGLELATQLILDLCGGELSEVVEAGAVPDTARAYRLDTARTASLVGLDIPADVQRATLTALGFRMEGDLAHVPSWRPDVLGEADLVEEIARIASLTRLQGQPLPRPRPGVPQPVLTPLQVREKSARRQAAALGYNECVTYSFIDSNAAALFGGGADAVRVENPISSEMTHLRPDLLPGLLAAAARNQARGFADLALFELGPVFAGGEPGEQATRISGLMVGHTARRDPFGSRRKVDLYDAKADAEAVLAAIGAPAKVQVNRKLDAWWHPGRAGNIALGPNVLATFGEIHPRILRAFDVKGAAVAFTVRIASLPSPKVRTATRPALNISELQAVERDFAFVVDPQVEALTLVNAAAGADKALIDSVTVFDQFTGLEGGRKSIAITARLQPRDKTLTDAEIEAVSQKIIDKVQKATGGTLRG, encoded by the coding sequence ATGAAGTTCACCCTCTCCTGGCTCAAAGAGCATCTCGACACCACCGCGACCCTCGATGAGATCACCGAGGCGCTGACCGACCTGGGTCTGGAGGTCGAAGAGGTCCGCGATCCGGCGGCGAAGCTGCGGACCTTCACCCTGGCCCGCGTGCTGCACGCCCAGCAGCATCCCGACGCCGACCGGCTGCGCGTCTGCCGCGTGCTGACCGACGAGGGCGAGAAGCAGATCGTCTGCGGCGCGCCCAACGCCCGCGAAGGCATCACGGTGGTGCTGGCCAAGCCCGGCGATTACGTTCCCGGCATCGACGTGACCCTGGGCGTGGGCAAGATCCGCGGCGTCGAAAGCCACGGCATGATGGCCTCGGAACGGGAACTGGAACTGTCGGACGAACATGACGGCATCATCGAACTGCCCTCGGGTCAGGTCGGGCAGCGCTTCGTGGACTGGCTGGCCGAAAACGCGCCCGAGAAGGTGGATCCGATGATCCACATCAAGATCACGCCCAACCGCCCCGACGCGCTTGGCGTCCACGGCATCGCCCGCGATCTGGCGGCGCGCGGCCTGGGCAGGCTGAAGCCGGTGGCCGATGCGGCGGTGCCGGGCCGCTTCGCCTGCCCGATCGCCGTGACCATCGACCCGGCGATTGCCGAAAAGGCGCCCTATTTCGCGGGCCGGGTGATCCGGGGCGTCAGGAACGGCCCGTCGCCCGACTGGCTGCAACAGCGCCTGAAGGCCATCGGCCTGCGCCCCATCAACATGCTGGTGGATGTCACGAACCTGTTCACCTATGACCTGAACAGGCCGCTGCATGTCTTTGATGTGGCAAAGGTGTCCGGCGATCTGCATGTCCGCCCCGCGGCGGCGGACGAGGAGATCCTGGCCCTTGACGGCAAGACCTATGCGCTGCCCCAAGGCGCGATGGTGATCGCCGACGACAACGGTCCCGAAAGCATCGCGGGCATCATGGGCGGCGAGGCCTCGGGCTGTTCCGACGACACGACGGACGTGTTTCTGGAAAGCGCCTATTGGGATCCCATCGCCATTGCCGCCACCGGCCGGGCGATGAAGATCAACAGCGATGCCCGTTACCGCTTCGAACGCGGCGTGGACCCGGCCTTCACCCGGCCTGGGCTGGAACTGGCTACTCAGTTGATCCTTGATCTCTGCGGCGGCGAGCTGTCCGAGGTGGTCGAGGCTGGCGCCGTTCCCGACACCGCCCGCGCCTATCGCCTGGACACCGCCCGAACGGCCAGCCTGGTCGGCCTCGACATTCCGGCGGATGTGCAGCGCGCGACCCTGACCGCGCTCGGCTTCCGGATGGAGGGCGATCTGGCCCATGTCCCCTCTTGGCGCCCCGATGTGCTGGGCGAGGCCGATCTGGTCGAGGAAATCGCCCGCATCGCCAGCCTGACCCGGTTGCAGGGCCAGCCCCTGCCGCGTCCGCGTCCCGGCGTGCCCCAGCCTGTCCTGACGCCCTTGCAGGTCCGCGAGAAATCCGCGCGGCGGCAGGCGGCGGCGCTCGGCTATAACGAATGCGTGACCTACAGCTTCATCGACAGCAATGCGGCGGCCCTGTTCGGCGGCGGTGCGGACGCGGTGCGGGTCGAAAACCCGATCAGCAGCGAGATGACGCATCTGCGCCCCGACCTGCTGCCGGGCCTTCTGGCCGCCGCCGCCCGCAACCAGGCGCGCGGCTTCGCCGATCTGGCGCTGTTCGAGCTTGGCCCCGTCTTCGCGGGCGGCGAACCGGGCGAGCAGGCCACCCGGATCTCCGGCCTGATGGTCGGCCATACCGCGCGGCGCGATCCCTTCGGCAGCCGCCGCAAGGTGGATCTCTATGACGCCAAGGCCGATGCCGAGGCCGTGCTGGCCGCCATCGGCGCCCCCGCCAAGGTCCAGGTGAACCGCAAGCTGGACGCGTGGTGGCATCCCGGCCGCGCGGGCAATATCGCGCTTGGCCCCAACGTGCTGGCAACCTTCGGCGAAATCCACCCCCGCATCCTGCGCGCCTTCGACGTGAAGGGCGCGGCGGTCGCCTTCACCGTCCGCATCGCCAGCCTGCCTTCCCCGAAAGTCCGCACGGCGACCCGCCCGGCGCTGAACATCTCGGAATTGCAGGCGGTCGAACGCGACTTCGCCTTCGTCGTGGACCCGCAGGTCGAGGCGCTGACCCTGGTCAATGCCGCCGCCGGGGCCGACAAGGCGCTGATCGACAGCGTGACGGTCTTCGACCAGTTCACCGGGCTGGAGGGCGGCCGGAAATCCATCGCGATCACCGCCCGCCTGCAACCGCGCGACAAGACCCTGACGGATGCCGAAATCGAGGCCGTCAGCCAGAAGATCATCGACAAGGTGCAAAAGGCGACGGGCGGCACCCTGCGCGGCTAA
- a CDS encoding ribbon-helix-helix domain-containing protein → MPIDLPPMTPPVKRSVTIDGHRTSVSLEDAFWRGVADAARARGMTRAQLIGQIDHARPPEVGLATALRLFVVAELRPAKAGGASPPGPPEDT, encoded by the coding sequence ATGCCGATTGACCTGCCGCCGATGACCCCGCCCGTGAAGCGGTCGGTGACGATCGACGGGCACCGCACCTCGGTTTCGCTGGAGGATGCGTTCTGGCGGGGCGTCGCGGATGCCGCCCGCGCGCGGGGCATGACGCGGGCGCAGCTGATCGGGCAGATCGACCACGCCCGCCCGCCCGAGGTCGGGCTGGCGACGGCGCTGCGGTTGTTCGTGGTCGCGGAATTGCGTCCCGCGAAGGCCGGGGGCGCTTCGCCCCCCGGACCCCCAGAGGATACTTAA
- a CDS encoding DUF4169 family protein translates to MTQIINLRQARKQRDRDARRVAGDANAVKFGEAKPLRELRQAEAERAGRRLDAHRRDDGPDAD, encoded by the coding sequence ATGACCCAGATCATCAACCTGCGCCAGGCCCGCAAACAGCGCGACCGCGATGCGCGCCGCGTGGCGGGCGACGCCAATGCCGTGAAATTCGGCGAGGCCAAGCCCCTGCGCGAGCTTCGGCAGGCCGAGGCAGAGCGGGCCGGGCGCAGGCTTGACGCGCATCGGCGCGACGACGGGCCGGATGCCGATTGA
- the fumC gene encoding class II fumarate hydratase, translating into MTKTRLETDSFGPLEVDANKYWGAQTQRSIQNFPIGWERQPVAIIRALGAIKLAAARVNQANGDLHPAIGKAVEQAATEVFEGRFDDNFPLVVWQTGSGTQSNMNANEVISNRAIEILGGELGSKKPVHPNDHVNMGQSSNDTFPTAMHVAIAMMARDRLIPGLEKLHKALVAKSEEFKDIIKIGRTHTQDATPLTLGQEFGGYAHQVAKGIERVKLALTDIYELAQGGTAVGTGLNTKKGWDTAIAAEIARITDLPFVTAPNKFEALAAHDAMVFFSGALKTVAASLFKIANDMRLLGSGPRSGLGELILPENEPGSSIMPGKVNPTQAEALTMVCAHVMGNDAAVTFAGSQGHFELNVYNPMMSYNVLQSMQLLGDAAGSFTDNMVVGTQANVARIQKLMQESLMLVTALAPTIGYDNATKVAKTAHRNGTTLREEAIALGFVDGETFDRVVRPEDMISPKG; encoded by the coding sequence ATGACCAAGACCCGCCTTGAGACCGACAGCTTCGGCCCGCTGGAGGTTGACGCGAACAAATACTGGGGCGCGCAGACCCAGCGTTCGATCCAGAACTTTCCCATCGGCTGGGAACGCCAGCCGGTCGCCATCATCCGCGCGCTTGGCGCGATCAAGCTGGCGGCGGCGCGGGTGAACCAGGCAAACGGCGATCTGCACCCGGCGATCGGCAAGGCGGTGGAGCAGGCCGCGACCGAGGTCTTCGAGGGCAGGTTCGACGACAACTTCCCGCTGGTCGTCTGGCAGACGGGCTCGGGCACGCAGTCGAACATGAACGCGAACGAGGTGATCTCGAACCGCGCCATCGAGATCCTGGGCGGCGAACTGGGGTCGAAAAAGCCGGTCCATCCGAACGACCATGTGAACATGGGCCAGTCCTCGAACGACACCTTCCCGACCGCGATGCATGTGGCCATCGCCATGATGGCGCGCGACAGGCTGATCCCCGGCCTGGAAAAGCTGCACAAGGCCCTGGTCGCGAAGTCCGAAGAGTTCAAGGACATCATCAAGATCGGCCGCACTCATACCCAGGACGCGACGCCGCTGACGCTGGGCCAGGAATTCGGCGGCTATGCCCATCAGGTCGCCAAGGGGATCGAGCGGGTGAAGCTGGCCCTGACCGACATCTATGAACTGGCCCAGGGCGGCACCGCGGTCGGCACCGGGCTGAACACCAAGAAGGGCTGGGACACCGCCATCGCGGCGGAAATCGCCAGGATCACCGACCTGCCCTTCGTCACCGCGCCCAACAAGTTCGAGGCGCTGGCCGCGCATGACGCGATGGTGTTCTTCTCGGGCGCGCTGAAGACCGTGGCGGCCTCGCTGTTCAAGATCGCCAACGACATGCGCCTGCTGGGATCCGGCCCGCGTTCCGGCCTGGGCGAGCTGATCCTGCCCGAGAACGAGCCGGGATCCTCGATCATGCCGGGCAAGGTCAACCCCACCCAGGCCGAGGCGCTGACCATGGTCTGCGCGCATGTGATGGGCAATGACGCCGCCGTCACCTTCGCCGGGTCGCAGGGGCATTTCGAACTGAACGTCTATAACCCGATGATGTCCTATAACGTGCTGCAGTCCATGCAGCTTCTGGGCGACGCGGCGGGGTCGTTCACCGACAACATGGTCGTGGGCACCCAAGCCAATGTCGCGCGGATCCAGAAGCTGATGCAGGAATCGCTGATGCTGGTGACGGCCCTGGCGCCGACCATCGGCTATGACAACGCCACCAAGGTCGCCAAGACCGCCCACAGGAACGGCACCACCCTGCGCGAGGAAGCCATCGCCCTGGGCTTCGTGGACGGCGAGACCTTCGACCGCGTGGTACGTCCCGAGGACATGATCAGCCCCAAGGGCTGA